A genomic region of Janthinobacterium lividum contains the following coding sequences:
- a CDS encoding MmcQ/YjbR family DNA-binding protein, with amino-acid sequence MQSRCYLSDEGERGMVDLEELRYLALSFPDTTEEEHHDRPAFRVGGKIFATLPDDEHINVLLDAEAAHIATVITPSGCEKLWWGERLAGITVRLADAELDMLAAALTAAWRRKAPSDLAKTIAPTG; translated from the coding sequence ATGCAGTCACGCTGCTATCTGTCCGATGAGGGGGAAAGAGGAATGGTCGACCTGGAAGAACTACGCTATCTGGCACTGTCGTTTCCCGACACCACCGAGGAAGAACACCACGACCGTCCGGCGTTCCGCGTGGGCGGGAAGATCTTTGCCACCCTGCCCGATGACGAGCACATCAACGTGCTGCTCGATGCGGAAGCGGCGCATATCGCCACCGTCATCACGCCATCGGGTTGCGAAAAGCTGTGGTGGGGCGAACGCCTGGCCGGCATCACGGTGCGCCTGGCGGACGCCGAGCTGGACATGCTGGCCGCCGCCCTGACGGCCGCCTGGCGGCGCAAGGCGCCCAGCGACCTGGCCAAGACCATCGCCCCGACAGGGTAG
- a CDS encoding TetR/AcrR family transcriptional regulator, producing MKQDKNEEAVKAKTGRPRTFDADQALDCAMKVFWEKGYEGSSLPELTKAMGMNRPSLYAVFGNKEQLFHKALERYSDTRMRFFDAALEQPTARQVVEALLTQYVDAQTMPDGPHGCMGVNAALACSDDALPIRDELFARRLRGEIKLRDRLRRAREEGDLPPDSCPEQQARFVVTLSQGMAIQAAAGVSREQLQQMVGLLLRNWPL from the coding sequence ATGAAACAAGATAAAAATGAGGAAGCGGTCAAGGCGAAAACGGGGCGGCCACGCACGTTTGACGCGGATCAGGCGCTCGATTGCGCCATGAAAGTATTCTGGGAAAAGGGTTATGAGGGCAGCTCCCTGCCGGAATTGACGAAAGCCATGGGCATGAACCGGCCCAGCCTGTATGCCGTCTTCGGCAACAAGGAGCAATTGTTCCACAAGGCGCTCGAGCGCTACAGCGACACGCGCATGCGGTTCTTCGACGCGGCGCTGGAGCAGCCGACGGCGCGCCAAGTGGTGGAAGCCTTGCTGACGCAATATGTCGACGCGCAAACCATGCCCGATGGCCCGCACGGCTGCATGGGCGTCAATGCGGCGCTCGCCTGCAGCGACGATGCCTTGCCGATCCGCGATGAATTGTTTGCGCGCCGGCTGCGCGGTGAAATCAAATTGCGCGACCGCTTGCGGCGCGCCAGGGAAGAGGGGGATTTGCCGCCCGATTCCTGCCCGGAGCAGCAGGCGCGTTTTGTCGTGACCCTGTCGCAGGGCATGGCCATCCAGGCGGCGGCCGGCGTCTCGCGCGAGCAGTTGCAGCAGATGGTGGGATTGCTGCTGCGCAACTGGCCGCTGTAA
- a CDS encoding MFS transporter, producing the protein MHTPSNATGDDTTVAPWLAVLSVGIGAFALVTSEFLPVGLLPAMAAELAISKGQAGLMITTPGIVAAFAAIFVTVGSGRLDRRIVLLALTALLVASNLLVALAPSYAWILLGRAMLGVGVGGFWAIGSAIGPRLVAPQHASRAMSIIFAGVSLGTVAGVPAGALVGELVGWRVAFGAASAIAVLVFLGQLLLLPKLPPTQAIRLRQLPMIFGIRKARLGLIATAMIFTGQFAAYTYIAPFLTQISHLAAGTVSAMLLVYGASGFIGNLAGGWAAGRYERAALMVTGAVLGLSTLALAAFGSHSLTAMLLVAVWGFGFGAMPIAVQTWMFKAAPHLMEGSSALFVAIVQVSLASGALLGGMAVDRLGVSSAMVVGGLFALGCALTIAIFGKPQASPKAGAACVTS; encoded by the coding sequence ATGCACACACCTTCCAACGCTACTGGCGACGATACCACCGTGGCGCCATGGCTGGCCGTCTTATCGGTCGGCATCGGCGCCTTCGCCCTCGTCACCTCCGAATTCCTGCCCGTCGGCCTGCTGCCCGCCATGGCGGCCGAACTGGCCATCAGCAAGGGCCAGGCGGGGCTGATGATCACCACGCCCGGCATCGTTGCCGCGTTTGCCGCCATCTTTGTCACCGTCGGCTCGGGCCGCCTGGACCGCCGCATTGTGCTGCTGGCCCTCACGGCCCTGCTAGTGGCGTCGAATCTGCTGGTGGCGCTGGCGCCGTCGTATGCCTGGATACTGCTGGGCCGCGCCATGCTGGGCGTGGGCGTGGGCGGCTTCTGGGCCATCGGCAGCGCCATCGGCCCGCGCCTGGTGGCGCCGCAGCATGCGTCGCGCGCCATGTCCATCATCTTCGCCGGCGTCTCGCTGGGCACGGTGGCGGGCGTGCCGGCCGGCGCGCTTGTGGGCGAGCTGGTGGGCTGGCGGGTCGCTTTCGGCGCGGCCAGCGCCATTGCCGTGCTGGTCTTCCTCGGCCAGCTGTTGCTGCTGCCCAAGCTGCCGCCGACGCAGGCCATCCGCCTGCGCCAGTTGCCGATGATTTTCGGCATCCGCAAGGCCAGGCTGGGCCTGATCGCCACAGCCATGATCTTCACGGGCCAGTTCGCCGCCTACACGTATATCGCGCCGTTCCTCACGCAAATCTCGCACCTGGCGGCCGGCACGGTCAGCGCCATGCTGCTCGTGTATGGCGCTTCCGGCTTCATCGGCAACCTCGCGGGCGGCTGGGCCGCCGGCCGCTACGAACGGGCCGCGCTGATGGTGACGGGTGCCGTGCTGGGCTTGTCCACCCTGGCCCTGGCCGCGTTCGGCAGCCATTCGCTTACCGCCATGCTGCTGGTGGCCGTGTGGGGTTTCGGTTTCGGCGCCATGCCGATCGCCGTGCAGACGTGGATGTTCAAGGCGGCGCCACACCTGATGGAAGGCAGCAGCGCGCTGTTTGTCGCCATCGTGCAAGTGTCGCTGGCGTCGGGCGCCTTGCTGGGAGGCATGGCCGTCGACCGGCTGGGCGTATCGAGCGCGATGGTGGTCGGCGGCCTATTCGCCCTCGGCTGCGCCTTGACGATCGCTATCTTTGGCAAGCCGCAGGCCAGCCCCAAGGCTGGCGCGGCCTGCGTCACATCGTAG
- a CDS encoding PQQ-dependent sugar dehydrogenase, with amino-acid sequence MPIIKRTRFATALLLGAFAACAMPAHAELQATGEPPAAKQPWKTVTVAEGVRQPWGIAWLGEGRALVTSKQGTLHLLNGKTFTDVALEGMPKVFTGGQGGLLDIVLHPQDAGKAQQRVYMTVSTGNNDANRTTLVRGVFDGRKVTGIQTLFKVATDKSGGQHFGSRLLWLPDGTLLMSVADGGNPPLRIGDRLAREQAQNLATHQGSILRLTEDGKPAPGNPLAAKGALPEIWSYGHRNVQGLAFDPVSGRVWATEHGPYGGDELNLVVAGGNYGWPLQSYGADYTTHEPVGKHEVAGMLNPSVAWVPSPAPSGLAVYTGDKIAAWRGSIFSGGLAAKDIRRIAVDASGKVTGQDRLAIGARVRDVRQGPDGYLYALTDEDNGRLLRIVAQ; translated from the coding sequence ATGCCAATCATCAAGCGCACACGCTTTGCCACCGCATTGCTGCTGGGAGCCTTCGCCGCCTGCGCCATGCCTGCCCACGCCGAACTGCAAGCGACGGGCGAACCGCCCGCCGCGAAACAGCCATGGAAGACCGTTACCGTGGCCGAGGGCGTGCGCCAACCCTGGGGCATCGCCTGGCTGGGCGAGGGGCGCGCGCTCGTCACCAGCAAGCAGGGCACCTTGCATTTGCTCAATGGAAAGACTTTTACCGACGTGGCGCTGGAAGGCATGCCGAAGGTGTTTACGGGCGGGCAGGGCGGCTTGCTCGATATCGTCCTGCACCCGCAGGATGCGGGCAAGGCGCAGCAGCGCGTCTACATGACGGTGTCGACCGGAAACAATGACGCCAACCGCACGACCCTGGTGCGCGGCGTGTTCGACGGCAGGAAGGTGACGGGCATCCAGACCCTGTTCAAGGTGGCCACGGACAAGAGCGGCGGCCAGCATTTCGGTTCGCGCCTGCTGTGGCTGCCGGACGGCACTTTGCTGATGAGCGTGGCCGATGGCGGCAACCCGCCACTGCGCATCGGTGACCGCCTGGCGCGCGAGCAGGCACAGAATCTGGCCACGCACCAGGGTTCCATCCTGCGCCTGACGGAAGACGGCAAGCCGGCACCTGGCAACCCGCTGGCGGCCAAGGGCGCCTTGCCGGAAATCTGGTCGTATGGCCATCGCAACGTGCAGGGCCTGGCGTTCGATCCTGTTTCCGGCCGCGTGTGGGCCACGGAACACGGACCGTATGGCGGCGATGAGCTGAATCTGGTGGTGGCGGGAGGCAACTACGGCTGGCCCCTGCAAAGCTATGGCGCCGACTACACGACGCATGAACCGGTCGGCAAGCATGAAGTGGCCGGCATGCTCAATCCGAGCGTGGCCTGGGTGCCGTCGCCGGCACCGTCGGGCCTGGCCGTCTACACGGGCGACAAGATTGCCGCCTGGCGCGGCAGCATCTTCAGCGGCGGCCTGGCGGCCAAGGATATCCGCCGCATCGCCGTCGATGCCAGCGGCAAGGTGACGGGGCAGGACCGCCTGGCCATCGGCGCGCGCGTGCGCGACGTGCGCCAGGGGCCGGACGGCTATCTGTATGCGCTGACGGATGAAGACAATGGCCGCTTGCTGCGCATCGTGGCGCAGTAG
- a CDS encoding PKD domain-containing protein, with amino-acid sequence MLAMAMLAGCGGGGGGSETAAPPPVAAVPQPAILFAGAVSAAAEGADAVGSMGGQIELDAGSSKDSDGGTLSFAWSMVSKPAGSGLNMGAVSTPKLNFQPDALGTYVFKLRVTNGKGGFAEKNATVLVNNRVPNAVLVVNATFTAQPLVKDAVSVSAGSGIVLDATGSVDIDGDKVTTTWELIQKPAGSTSLLFVSGQTARFSPDVLGLYKVRARGADGKGAYAETVYLFDANNSMPMGVIQGTVAVVSRNNQTVPVGQPLVTSGILSYDEGGAPLSYAWAVDTRPAGSVAAVGAATAAIPAFTPDVAGAYVLSLTVSNGRQTAIAYLKFNALTSTSSVVALPFKPVEMRYSLATDRLVVVTAEPYTVKVINPVNGATSSVDLPTAVKALNLSPDGKLAAVLHDGVVSLVDLVSGSLLKSTGTGGTQTEVFVTNAGVVFLSGQSIGPSARPAVAVINARTGQALPSLDFANGGFYGALRGVFAASKDKVFLSQGNYSTLSYFTFDPQTHAILTNGAVYGDYYISSPFFLSPKEDILFTGNGTYFNADTLQYMGRFTFGSSSSGTSSMQSMTYSPTKAEVLLMESSFEYAYPGYDTVYQGSYKKYSGELLFPAGSVSLPVIGGEQSYGIGIFHTAAGDPVALVQTGGAQKTTARPKYYLVYR; translated from the coding sequence ATGTTGGCCATGGCCATGCTGGCCGGGTGTGGCGGTGGAGGCGGTGGCAGTGAAACTGCGGCGCCGCCGCCCGTGGCGGCCGTGCCGCAGCCGGCCATCCTGTTTGCCGGTGCCGTGTCGGCGGCGGCAGAAGGTGCCGATGCCGTCGGCAGCATGGGTGGACAGATTGAACTCGATGCCGGTAGCAGCAAGGATAGCGACGGCGGGACGCTGAGCTTTGCCTGGAGCATGGTCTCGAAACCTGCCGGCAGCGGCTTGAACATGGGCGCCGTCTCGACCCCGAAACTGAACTTCCAGCCCGACGCGCTGGGCACCTATGTCTTCAAGCTGCGCGTGACGAATGGCAAGGGCGGTTTTGCGGAAAAGAATGCCACCGTGCTGGTGAATAACCGGGTGCCGAATGCGGTGCTGGTGGTCAATGCGACGTTTACGGCGCAGCCGCTCGTCAAGGATGCCGTGAGTGTCTCGGCAGGCTCCGGCATCGTGCTTGATGCCACGGGCAGCGTCGATATCGACGGCGACAAGGTAACCACGACGTGGGAACTGATCCAGAAGCCGGCCGGCAGTACGTCCCTGCTGTTTGTCAGCGGTCAAACGGCGCGTTTCTCGCCCGATGTGCTGGGCCTGTACAAAGTGCGTGCCCGCGGTGCGGACGGCAAGGGCGCGTATGCCGAAACGGTGTACCTGTTCGATGCCAACAACAGCATGCCGATGGGCGTGATCCAAGGCACGGTCGCGGTGGTCAGCCGCAACAACCAGACCGTCCCCGTCGGCCAGCCGCTGGTCACCAGCGGCATCCTCAGTTATGACGAGGGTGGCGCTCCCCTGAGCTATGCCTGGGCGGTCGATACCCGTCCCGCCGGTTCTGTCGCGGCGGTGGGCGCAGCGACGGCGGCGATTCCTGCATTTACACCGGACGTGGCTGGCGCTTACGTGCTGTCGCTGACAGTGAGCAATGGCCGCCAGACGGCGATCGCTTACCTGAAATTCAATGCGCTCACGTCGACTTCGAGTGTGGTCGCATTGCCGTTCAAGCCGGTTGAGATGCGTTATAGCCTGGCTACCGACCGCCTTGTCGTCGTCACTGCCGAGCCGTACACCGTCAAAGTCATCAATCCGGTTAACGGCGCGACCAGCAGCGTTGATCTGCCGACAGCGGTCAAGGCCCTCAATCTGAGTCCGGATGGCAAGCTGGCCGCTGTGTTGCATGATGGCGTGGTCAGTCTGGTGGATCTGGTGTCGGGGAGCCTGTTGAAATCGACCGGCACCGGTGGCACGCAGACGGAGGTATTCGTTACCAATGCTGGCGTGGTATTTCTCTCGGGCCAATCGATTGGTCCATCCGCGCGGCCCGCTGTTGCTGTTATTAACGCACGTACGGGACAGGCATTGCCTTCGCTTGATTTTGCCAATGGCGGTTTCTATGGCGCTCTGCGCGGCGTATTTGCAGCATCGAAGGACAAGGTCTTTCTCTCGCAGGGCAATTACTCAACGCTCTCGTATTTCACCTTTGACCCGCAAACGCATGCCATCCTCACTAACGGCGCTGTCTATGGCGACTATTACATTTCGTCACCGTTCTTCCTGTCGCCGAAGGAAGATATTTTGTTTACCGGAAACGGTACCTACTTTAATGCCGACACGCTGCAATACATGGGGCGCTTTACCTTCGGCTCAAGCAGCAGCGGCACCAGCAGCATGCAATCGATGACTTATTCGCCCACCAAAGCGGAAGTGCTGCTGATGGAAAGTTCGTTTGAGTACGCTTATCCAGGCTACGATACGGTATATCAGGGCAGTTACAAGAAATATAGCGGTGAATTGCTCTTCCCAGCAGGCAGCGTCAGCCTGCCGGTGATTGGCGGCGAGCAAAGTTATGGCATCGGCATCTTCCATACGGCCGCCGGCGATCCGGTGGCGCTGGTGCAGACGGGCGGCGCGCAGAAAACCACCGCGCGCCCGAAATACTATCTGGTGTATCGCTGA
- the ispF gene encoding 2-C-methyl-D-erythritol 2,4-cyclodiphosphate synthase, translating into MNTTTPVLPVRIGQGYDCHALVENRDLIIGGVKIPHHLGLLGHSDADVLLHAITDAIFGAAALGDIGRHFPDTDAQFKGADSRTLLREAVRRVQATGYIIGNIDATIIAQRPKMAPHIAAMCANVAEDLGVSVGQVNIKAKTNEKLGYLGREEGIAAEAVALLLRA; encoded by the coding sequence ATGAACACAACGACTCCCGTACTGCCTGTCCGCATCGGCCAGGGCTATGACTGCCACGCGCTGGTGGAAAACCGCGACCTGATCATCGGCGGCGTGAAAATCCCCCATCACCTGGGCTTGCTCGGCCATTCCGATGCGGACGTATTGCTGCACGCGATCACGGACGCCATCTTCGGCGCCGCCGCGCTGGGCGACATCGGCCGCCATTTTCCCGACACGGACGCGCAGTTCAAGGGCGCCGATTCGCGCACCTTGCTGCGCGAAGCCGTGCGCCGCGTGCAAGCGACCGGTTATATCATCGGCAATATCGACGCCACCATCATTGCCCAGCGCCCGAAGATGGCGCCGCACATCGCCGCCATGTGCGCCAACGTGGCCGAAGACCTGGGCGTGAGTGTGGGCCAGGTCAACATCAAGGCCAAGACGAATGAAAAACTGGGCTACCTGGGCCGTGAAGAAGGCATCGCGGCCGAAGCCGTGGCCTTGCTGCTGCGCGCCTGA
- the ispD gene encoding 2-C-methyl-D-erythritol 4-phosphate cytidylyltransferase, protein MTAAPNTVRYFALIPAAGVGTRMEAGSPKQYLPIAGKPMLRHALDAFLASPLIAHTYVVVSAEDSVIDTVVPEQGVTVLRCGGATRMETILNGLQAVHGSIGAHDQVLVHDAARPGLTPALIEKLIGEVGDHPAGGLLALPVVDTVKRAGPDGLSAQTVPRDHLWLAQTPQMFSYALLHRALSEAPDPQAITDDASAVEALGLAPRLVEGHPRNLKVTLPRDIYTAELYLANP, encoded by the coding sequence ATGACAGCAGCACCGAACACCGTCCGTTATTTTGCGCTGATCCCTGCCGCCGGCGTGGGCACGCGCATGGAAGCGGGCAGTCCCAAGCAATATTTACCTATCGCCGGCAAACCCATGCTGCGCCACGCGCTCGACGCCTTTCTCGCCAGCCCCCTGATCGCGCACACGTATGTCGTCGTCAGCGCGGAGGATAGCGTGATCGACACGGTCGTGCCGGAGCAGGGCGTCACTGTGCTGCGCTGCGGCGGCGCCACGCGCATGGAGACGATCCTGAATGGCTTGCAGGCCGTGCACGGCAGCATCGGTGCCCACGACCAGGTGCTGGTGCACGACGCGGCGCGTCCCGGCCTGACGCCGGCCCTGATCGAAAAGCTCATCGGCGAGGTGGGCGACCACCCGGCCGGCGGCCTGTTGGCCTTGCCCGTGGTCGATACCGTCAAGCGGGCGGGGCCGGACGGCCTGTCGGCGCAGACGGTGCCGCGCGATCATCTATGGCTGGCGCAGACGCCGCAAATGTTCAGCTATGCCTTGCTGCACCGGGCCTTATCCGAAGCGCCCGACCCGCAAGCGATTACGGACGACGCCAGCGCCGTCGAAGCGCTGGGCCTGGCGCCCAGGCTGGTTGAAGGCCACCCGCGCAACCTGAAGGTGACCTTGCCGCGCGACATATACACGGCCGAGCTGTATTTGGCCAACCCTTGA
- a CDS encoding NUDIX domain-containing protein, with amino-acid sequence MDMNLTETKVDGELVYQGGFLRVQRDRVALPDGKITAREFVLHPGAVVILPLLDDGTVLMERQYRYPLDRVFIEFPAGKIDAGESHLACAQRELLEETGYTASDWQFVSTIHNAIAYSDEHLELFLARGLVAGERQLDEGEFLETFTATVPQLLDWVKDGTITDVKTVIGIFWLDKITSGAWQPA; translated from the coding sequence ATGGATATGAATTTAACTGAGACCAAGGTGGACGGCGAGCTCGTCTATCAGGGCGGCTTCCTGCGCGTGCAGCGCGACCGGGTTGCGCTGCCGGACGGCAAGATCACGGCGCGCGAATTCGTCCTGCATCCGGGCGCCGTCGTCATCCTGCCGCTGCTCGACGATGGCACCGTGCTGATGGAACGCCAGTACCGCTATCCGCTGGACCGCGTCTTCATTGAATTCCCGGCCGGCAAGATCGACGCGGGCGAGTCCCATCTGGCCTGCGCCCAGCGCGAATTGCTGGAAGAGACGGGCTACACGGCCAGCGACTGGCAATTCGTCTCCACCATCCATAACGCCATCGCGTATTCCGATGAACACCTGGAGCTGTTCCTGGCGCGCGGCCTGGTGGCCGGCGAACGCCAGCTCGACGAAGGTGAATTCCTGGAAACCTTTACGGCCACCGTGCCGCAGCTGCTCGACTGGGTCAAGGATGGCACGATCACGGACGTGAAAACCGTCATCGGCATCTTCTGGCTCGACAAGATCACCAGCGGCGCCTGGCAACCGGCCTGA
- a CDS encoding DUF2818 family protein yields the protein MDVTASSWLVIALGILGANLPFLNEKLFAAVPLKRAAQAEQGWRKPLALRLLEMVILYFIVGAVAFALEARIGNGFPQTWEFYAITGCLFLVLAFPGFVTRYLRKRH from the coding sequence ATGGATGTCACCGCTTCGAGCTGGCTGGTGATCGCCCTGGGCATCCTGGGCGCCAACCTGCCTTTCCTGAACGAGAAACTGTTTGCCGCCGTGCCCCTGAAAAGGGCGGCGCAAGCAGAGCAGGGCTGGCGCAAGCCGCTAGCGCTGCGCCTGCTGGAGATGGTGATTCTGTACTTCATCGTCGGCGCCGTGGCGTTCGCGCTCGAAGCACGTATCGGCAACGGTTTCCCGCAGACGTGGGAGTTCTATGCCATCACGGGATGCCTGTTCCTGGTGCTGGCTTTCCCAGGCTTTGTCACCCGCTACCTGCGCAAACGACATTAG
- the nuoN gene encoding NADH-quinone oxidoreductase subunit NuoN has protein sequence MTNAPNLVPLYAEIFLLIATSALLLIDMFLPAAKRSITYALSLLTLAGCALLTVGDFNAGTTVYTFHNMFVSDPMSQLLKLFSYGAVALTLIYSRAYATDRSMLSGNLGGEFYVLALFALLGQMIMISANNFLIIYLGLELMSLSLYALIALRRDNAKATEAAMKYFILGALASGFMLYGISMLYGASGTLDLGELRVALENGKTNGTIMVFGLVFLVAGLAFKLGVVPFHMWVPDVYQGSPTAVTLLLGAAPKLAAFAITLRLLAEGLLPMAHDWQQMLLVLAVMSLAIGNFTAIAQTNLKRMLAYSTIAQMGFVLLGLLSGTVDAPNNTLNAAGAATAYGASMYYVITYVFTTLGTFGVIMLLARNGFEADELADFKGLGKRSPIFALVMTLFMFSLAGVPPLMGFMAKYSVLASVLATGQLWLTIAAVLFSLIGAFYYLRVVKMMWFDEPTDGNVLVVHGDMRVVLALNGVFVLALGVMPNSILAACATAITKTLAS, from the coding sequence ATGACTAATGCACCTAATCTGGTACCGCTGTACGCGGAAATCTTTCTGCTGATCGCCACGTCGGCGCTCTTGCTGATCGATATGTTCTTGCCTGCGGCGAAGCGTTCGATCACCTATGCGCTGTCGCTGCTGACTTTGGCCGGCTGCGCCTTGCTGACCGTGGGCGACTTCAATGCGGGCACCACCGTCTACACGTTCCACAATATGTTCGTGTCGGACCCGATGTCGCAGTTGCTGAAACTGTTCTCGTACGGCGCCGTGGCGCTGACCCTGATCTACTCGCGTGCCTATGCCACCGACCGCAGCATGCTGTCGGGTAACCTGGGCGGCGAGTTCTACGTGCTGGCCCTGTTTGCACTGCTGGGCCAGATGATCATGATCTCGGCCAACAACTTCCTGATCATCTACCTGGGTCTGGAACTGATGTCGCTGTCGCTGTACGCACTGATCGCCTTGCGCCGTGACAATGCCAAGGCCACGGAAGCGGCCATGAAATACTTCATCCTGGGCGCGCTGGCCTCCGGTTTCATGTTGTACGGTATCTCGATGTTGTACGGCGCCTCCGGCACCCTGGACCTGGGCGAACTGCGCGTGGCGCTGGAAAACGGCAAGACCAACGGCACCATCATGGTCTTCGGCCTGGTGTTCCTCGTTGCCGGCCTGGCCTTCAAACTGGGCGTCGTGCCATTCCACATGTGGGTGCCTGACGTGTATCAAGGTTCGCCAACGGCCGTGACCCTGCTGCTGGGCGCGGCGCCGAAACTGGCCGCCTTCGCCATCACCCTGCGCTTGCTGGCCGAAGGCTTGCTGCCGATGGCACATGACTGGCAGCAAATGCTGCTGGTGCTGGCCGTGATGTCGCTGGCGATCGGCAACTTCACCGCGATCGCGCAAACCAACCTGAAGCGCATGTTGGCGTACTCGACCATCGCGCAAATGGGCTTCGTTCTGCTGGGCTTGCTGTCCGGTACCGTGGATGCACCGAACAACACCCTGAACGCGGCTGGCGCAGCCACCGCCTACGGCGCCTCGATGTACTACGTCATCACCTACGTGTTCACCACCCTGGGTACCTTTGGCGTGATCATGTTGTTGGCACGTAATGGTTTCGAAGCAGACGAACTGGCCGACTTCAAGGGCCTGGGCAAACGCAGCCCGATCTTCGCGCTGGTGATGACCCTGTTCATGTTCTCGCTGGCCGGCGTGCCGCCGCTGATGGGCTTCATGGCCAAGTACTCGGTGCTGGCATCGGTATTGGCCACGGGCCAGCTGTGGCTGACCATCGCTGCCGTGCTGTTCTCGCTGATCGGCGCCTTCTACTACCTGCGCGTCGTGAAAATGATGTGGTTCGACGAGCCGACGGACGGCAATGTGCTGGTCGTGCATGGCGACATGCGCGTCGTGCTGGCCCTGAACGGCGTGTTCGTCCTGGCGCTGGGTGTGATGCCTAACAGCATCCTGGCTGCCTGCGCGACCGCCATCACCAAGACGCTGGCGTCCTGA
- a CDS encoding NADH-quinone oxidoreductase subunit M, translating into MMQSTISTLPPYLSLSIWVPIICGVLILALGRDSKAGFTRWLSLAGAVLSMLCTLPLIQHFDNAAHGMQFVEKAPWIETFNIWYSLGIDGLSLWFVPLTAFITVIVVISAWQVIEKRIAHYMGSFLILSGLMIGVFCALDGLLFYFFFEATLIPMFIIIGIWGGSNRVYASFKFFLYTFFGSLLTLVAIIYLRNVSGTFDILAWHAFKLTMNEQIFIFLAFLMAFAVKVPMFPVHTWLPDVHVEAPTGGSAVLAAIMLKLGAYGFLRFSLPITPDASHYLSGFMIALSLIAVIYIGLVALVQTDMKKLVAYSSIAHMGFVTLGFFMFNDISVQGGIVQMVSHGFISGAMFLCIGVLYDRMHTRNIADYGGVVNRMPKFAAFFVLFSMANCGLPATSGFVGEFMVILGAVKYNFWIGLLAATALIWGAAYSLWMAKRVVFGKIKNKHVAELTDINKREFFMLAVLAIAVLVMGLYPAPFTDTMQTSVADLLQHVATSKLP; encoded by the coding sequence ATGATGCAGTCTACGATTTCTACACTACCTCCTTACCTGAGTCTGTCGATCTGGGTGCCGATCATTTGCGGCGTCCTGATCCTGGCTCTCGGCCGTGACAGCAAAGCGGGCTTTACCCGCTGGCTGTCGCTGGCTGGCGCCGTGCTCAGCATGCTGTGCACCTTGCCGCTGATCCAGCATTTCGACAACGCCGCGCACGGCATGCAATTCGTCGAAAAAGCACCGTGGATTGAAACCTTCAATATCTGGTACTCGCTGGGTATCGACGGCCTGTCGCTGTGGTTCGTGCCACTGACGGCGTTCATCACCGTCATCGTCGTTATTTCCGCTTGGCAAGTGATCGAGAAGCGCATCGCCCATTACATGGGCTCGTTCTTGATCCTGTCGGGCCTGATGATCGGCGTGTTCTGCGCGCTGGACGGCTTGCTGTTCTACTTCTTCTTTGAAGCAACCCTGATCCCGATGTTCATCATCATCGGTATCTGGGGCGGTTCGAACCGCGTGTACGCGTCGTTCAAGTTCTTCCTGTACACCTTCTTCGGTTCGCTGCTGACCCTGGTTGCCATCATCTACCTGCGCAATGTGTCGGGCACCTTCGACATCCTGGCCTGGCATGCGTTCAAGCTGACGATGAACGAGCAGATCTTCATCTTCCTGGCCTTCCTGATGGCGTTTGCCGTCAAGGTGCCGATGTTCCCCGTCCACACGTGGCTGCCGGACGTCCACGTGGAAGCGCCAACGGGCGGTTCCGCCGTGCTGGCCGCCATCATGCTGAAACTGGGCGCCTACGGCTTCCTGCGTTTCTCACTGCCGATCACGCCGGACGCCAGCCACTACCTGTCGGGTTTCATGATCGCCTTGTCGCTGATCGCCGTGATCTACATCGGTCTGGTTGCCCTGGTGCAAACAGACATGAAAAAACTGGTCGCCTATTCGTCGATCGCGCACATGGGTTTCGTGACCCTGGGCTTCTTCATGTTCAACGACATCTCGGTGCAGGGCGGTATCGTGCAGATGGTCTCGCACGGCTTCATCTCCGGCGCGATGTTCCTGTGCATCGGCGTGCTGTATGACCGCATGCATACCCGCAACATCGCCGACTACGGCGGCGTCGTGAACCGCATGCCGAAATTTGCCGCCTTCTTCGTGCTGTTCTCGATGGCCAACTGCGGTCTGCCTGCGACGTCCGGCTTCGTCGGCGAGTTCATGGTGATCCTGGGCGCGGTGAAATACAACTTCTGGATCGGTCTGCTGGCTGCAACGGCACTGATCTGGGGCGCGGCGTACTCGCTGTGGATGGCCAAGCGCGTGGTGTTCGGCAAGATCAAGAACAAGCATGTGGCCGAACTGACCGACATCAACAAACGTGAATTCTTCATGCTTGCTGTGCTGGCCATCGCCGTGCTCGTGATGGGTCTGTACCCAGCCCCGTTCACCGACACGATGCAAACTTCGGTTGCCGACCTGCTGCAGCATGTCGCCACCAGCAAGTTGCCTTAA